Proteins co-encoded in one Gopherus evgoodei ecotype Sinaloan lineage chromosome 4, rGopEvg1_v1.p, whole genome shotgun sequence genomic window:
- the MED20 gene encoding mediator of RNA polymerase II transcription subunit 20 isoform X1 codes for MGVTCVSQMPVAEGKSVQQTVEILTRKLELLGAEKQGTFCVDCETYHTAASTMGNQGQAGKLMYVMHNSEYPLSCFALFENGPCLIADANFDVLMVKLKGFFQNAKANKIESRGTRYQYCDFLVKVGTVTMGPSARGISVEVEYCPCVVANDCWNLLMEFMQSFMGNHTPGIPSMFSNKHDSIYSPGDTMAQYMELFNKIRKQQQVPVAGIR; via the exons ATGGGAGTCACTTG TGTGTCTCAGATGCCCGTGGCAGAGGGGAAGAGTGTCCAGCAAACAGTTGAAATCCTAACAAGGAAAttggagctgctgggagcagagaaaCAAGGAACATTTTGTGTAGACTGTGAGACCTACCACACCGCTGCCTCCACCATGGGCAACCAAG GGCAGGCTGGCAAGCTGATGTACGTGATGCATAACTCTGAATATCCCCTCAGCTGTTTCGCTCTCTTTGAAAACGGCCCCTGCCTCATAGCAGATGCCAACTTTGACGTCCTGATGGTGAAACTGAAAGGCTTTTTCCAAAACGCCAAGGCAAACAAGATAGAGAGCCGGGGTACGCGGTACCAGTACTGTGACTTCTTGGTGAAGGTTGGCACTGTTACCATGGGGCCCAGTGCCCGGGGAATATCTGTGGAG GTGGAATACTGCCCATGTGTGGTAGCCAACGACTGCTGGAACCTGCTCATGGAGTTCATGCAAAGCTTCATGGGGAATCACACTCCTGGAATCCCATCCATGTTTAGCAACAAGCACGACAGCATCTACAGCCCAGGTGACACAATGGCTCAGTACATGGAACTGTTCAACAAGATCCGCAAACAGCAGCAGGTGCCTGTAGCTGGGATCAGATGA
- the MED20 gene encoding mediator of RNA polymerase II transcription subunit 20 isoform X2, translating to MPVAEGKSVQQTVEILTRKLELLGAEKQGTFCVDCETYHTAASTMGNQGQAGKLMYVMHNSEYPLSCFALFENGPCLIADANFDVLMVKLKGFFQNAKANKIESRGTRYQYCDFLVKVGTVTMGPSARGISVEVEYCPCVVANDCWNLLMEFMQSFMGNHTPGIPSMFSNKHDSIYSPGDTMAQYMELFNKIRKQQQVPVAGIR from the exons ATGCCCGTGGCAGAGGGGAAGAGTGTCCAGCAAACAGTTGAAATCCTAACAAGGAAAttggagctgctgggagcagagaaaCAAGGAACATTTTGTGTAGACTGTGAGACCTACCACACCGCTGCCTCCACCATGGGCAACCAAG GGCAGGCTGGCAAGCTGATGTACGTGATGCATAACTCTGAATATCCCCTCAGCTGTTTCGCTCTCTTTGAAAACGGCCCCTGCCTCATAGCAGATGCCAACTTTGACGTCCTGATGGTGAAACTGAAAGGCTTTTTCCAAAACGCCAAGGCAAACAAGATAGAGAGCCGGGGTACGCGGTACCAGTACTGTGACTTCTTGGTGAAGGTTGGCACTGTTACCATGGGGCCCAGTGCCCGGGGAATATCTGTGGAG GTGGAATACTGCCCATGTGTGGTAGCCAACGACTGCTGGAACCTGCTCATGGAGTTCATGCAAAGCTTCATGGGGAATCACACTCCTGGAATCCCATCCATGTTTAGCAACAAGCACGACAGCATCTACAGCCCAGGTGACACAATGGCTCAGTACATGGAACTGTTCAACAAGATCCGCAAACAGCAGCAGGTGCCTGTAGCTGGGATCAGATGA
- the MED20 gene encoding mediator of RNA polymerase II transcription subunit 20 isoform X3, protein MYVMHNSEYPLSCFALFENGPCLIADANFDVLMVKLKGFFQNAKANKIESRGTRYQYCDFLVKVGTVTMGPSARGISVEVEYCPCVVANDCWNLLMEFMQSFMGNHTPGIPSMFSNKHDSIYSPGDTMAQYMELFNKIRKQQQVPVAGIR, encoded by the exons ATGTACGTGATGCATAACTCTGAATATCCCCTCAGCTGTTTCGCTCTCTTTGAAAACGGCCCCTGCCTCATAGCAGATGCCAACTTTGACGTCCTGATGGTGAAACTGAAAGGCTTTTTCCAAAACGCCAAGGCAAACAAGATAGAGAGCCGGGGTACGCGGTACCAGTACTGTGACTTCTTGGTGAAGGTTGGCACTGTTACCATGGGGCCCAGTGCCCGGGGAATATCTGTGGAG GTGGAATACTGCCCATGTGTGGTAGCCAACGACTGCTGGAACCTGCTCATGGAGTTCATGCAAAGCTTCATGGGGAATCACACTCCTGGAATCCCATCCATGTTTAGCAACAAGCACGACAGCATCTACAGCCCAGGTGACACAATGGCTCAGTACATGGAACTGTTCAACAAGATCCGCAAACAGCAGCAGGTGCCTGTAGCTGGGATCAGATGA